One part of the Glycine soja cultivar W05 chromosome 11, ASM419377v2, whole genome shotgun sequence genome encodes these proteins:
- the LOC114373337 gene encoding anaphase-promoting complex subunit 11-like, translated as LTAHHRFTLTPSPFQIFVSNSRSHKPYPQFPFAIFVAAEHGIGDESEDLAWHAIASWTWDAQDETCGICRMAFDGCCPDCKLPGDDCPLIWGVCNHAFHLHCILKWVHSQTSQAHCPMCRREWQFKG; from the exons TTGACGGCGCATCATAGATTTACACTCACTCCTTCCCCATTTCAAATCTTCGTCTCCAATTCGCGCTCACATAAACCCTACCCTCAATTTCCATTCGCAATTTTTGTTGCTGCTGAGCACGGAATCGGAGATGAAAGTGAAGATCTTGC ATGGCATGCTATTGCTTCTTGGACTTGGGATGCACAGGACGAAACGTGTGGAATTTGTAGGATGGCCTTTGATGGATGTTGTCCTGACTGTAAACTTCCTGGAGATGACTGCCCGCTGA TTTGGGGTGTATGCAATCATGCGTTTCATTTGCACTGTATCCTGAAATGGGTGCATTCTCAGACATCACAAGCGCATTGCCCCATGTGCCGTCGTGAATGGCAGTTTAAAGGATGa
- the LOC114373338 gene encoding receptor-like protein 1 produces the protein MSGQIPLQLQDLNFVSSFNVSYNNLSAKAPDQGEFANFDENNFKGNPYLIWNNSNRRNPTPLSPPPILLHDGEGKDSAIDFTSFYWSFASCYVMVQIVLVTILWINPHWRRQWFYSVQVCLHICFGQFVEGVFY, from the coding sequence ATGAGTGGACAAATCCCTCTTCAGTTACAGGACTTGAACTTTGTATCTTCCTTCAATGTTTCCTACAACAATTTGTCAGCCAAAGCACCTGATCAGGGAGAGTTTGCTAACTTTGATGAGAACAACTTCAAAGGAAATCCATATCTTATTTGGAATAACAGTAACAGAAGAAATCCAACACCGCTGTCACCACCACCAATTCTATTGCATGATGGAGAGGGAAAAGACTCTGCAATTGATTTCACTTCCTTCTATTGGAGTTTTGCTTCATGCTATGTCATGGTACAAATAGTATTGGTGACAATCCTTTGGATCAATCCTCATTGGCGGAGACAGTGGTTTTATTCTGTCCAAGTGTGCCTTCATATATGTTTTGGTCAATTTGTTGAAGGTGTGTTCTACTAG